The Amblyomma americanum isolate KBUSLIRL-KWMA chromosome 11, ASM5285725v1, whole genome shotgun sequence genome includes the window TACTCGGCTAGCACATCGAGGTCCTACATTGATTCGACAGTTTCTGTGCAGGATAGAGTACTGTGTATAATAACCTGCTCGGATAGGTATCAATCCCGCGCACGTTTGCTTCACAGGTTACAGATTTTGCCATTTCCTTGGGTGCACAAACTTAAAATCGCAATGGTAGTAAATTACAATAGACGGAATAGTTTCCTGCTTTCAAGAAACGTTTTTGTGCGGACTAAGAAATATTTGAAATGCCAATACTATAAATTTTAATTTGCCCGTAACACGAACCACGGGCGGCGCCTAATTCAATATTCCGGGGCGAAAGTATGGAATACAGTCTCATTTGAAATCAAATTGGCTAGCAACTTCCTCTTCTCAGTTAAGCGTTTCTACCTCTTTAATATAGAGGGGTATGTTTGTTGAACTTTCACATGCCGGCTCACCAGTGTGGACCGCCATTGCTTTGTCGAGCGATCATATGTAACCGATATCTATGTGCAGTCCGCTGCAGCAATAACGAGTGTGTACAAAGGGCTTCTACTAGCTTCTGGCGTTGGCCCAGCAGATTTTGCAAGTGATTTGTATTAAACTTGAAATATAAACAAGAAAAATGTATCTGTATTGTTTGTTTGCAACGCCCTTGCAGAGGGAGCTGTCCTCTGCCACCGAGCGCCTGGCCGCCGGTCACCAGGCGCTTGCAGCGTTTGAAGCTTGCATGGCCGACAAAAATCCCGGTGTGGCTGCAAAGAGCTCGAATGTGCTGCGACAGTTCATGCAGGAGCGCCGGATACTATGGCCTGAGACCCCGGAAGAAGGTGTGCACCCTCTGGCAGTACTTCTAGACCTTGCCTATAACTGGGGTATCGGCCTCTGGTTTGACACACGGTTGCAACTCCGAGCAAATACTCGAAAGTTGGAGTTGTTGCTAACCGTCGGAGACATGATGCCATACTGGGCAAGCTACCAGCGATACGTCGAGAAGCAAGACTATGAGGCTTACTGGAAAAGCTTCTCCGTGGTCTTCGGCGGCAGCGGGAAGTCAAGCCCGGGCGCCCAGCATATGAAGAAGGTAGCCACTGCGGAGGCACACATCTGCCAAGAGTTTACTCAGGTCTACCAGCGCACAGATAAAAAGCCTGCCAGGATCGACATCGTAAACATGAGCCGATACACGCCTTCAATATCTTCGCAGGAGTGGACTGAGAACCTCAACGCAACCGTGACTCCCGGCCAGCGCAGCGGCTACGGCCCGATCGAAAAGTTATTGGTCTCCGATACTGCGTTGCTAGCGGCCGTGAGCAATCTGTTTGGCAACTACAGTCACCCAGAGCTGCTGGAGCACATCTCCTGGTTCTTCGTCCAGGTCTTTGCACCACTCATTACGAGCGATATTTACAGTGCCATGTACAGAGTGAAGAGCGCAGGCGATCACCTGCACCGGATTTTCTGCTCAACGGAGGTGGAGGCCATGTTTGGGCCACTGGTTGCATCGCTTTATGCGGCCAATCGCTTCAGCGCGCAATCCCGACAAATCCTTGACAATGACTTCATTGACGTGGGGCTTACAGTGCGCGACCAGATAGCCAGTCTTTCGTCAGTGGACAACGCCACACGTAACTTCATCGCGGAAAAACTGGCTACTGCGCACACTGTCTTGTGGCCGCCGCCTGACCTCAGTAATGGCACTTCGGCTGTTATGCACGCCAACTTCTCGATGAAGGACACCTTCGTCGAGTCCTGGATCGAGGCGCGGAGGAACACTATGCGCCTGGCGCACTCCGGGCCTACTTTCGAGCGAGAGCTGCGCGTTGTCCGCAATTATCGGCTTCCGTTTTTCACATACGACTACTTGACGAACAGCGTGCTCGTATCGCTGGCCAGTCTTGGCGATCGAGCGTTTGTGCAATTCAAGGGAACCGCTTCGATGCGCTTCGGAGGCATCGGCTTTGAGTTTGCCCGACAGCTCGTCCGCGCTTTCGACGACGTCGGCCTGCGCGTGGACAGTCAAGGACACGTACGCGACCGGCTGTTGTCTTCCCTGGCGATAAATCCCTCCCAATGCGCTATTATGGGTGGCGACGGAATTCGGGAGCTGCCTGCGCTCGAGGTGGCATACGCGGCGTTCAAGCGGAGGGCGAACGAGTCGACGCTGCGCACCATGAAGAACTACACGGAAGAGCAGGTCTTCTTCATCACGGCCTGCTTCAATCTGTGCCGCCAACCAACCACAATGCGAGGCGTTTTCGCCGGAGGCTGCAACGAAGCAGCTGCGAACTTTGCGCCCTTTTCACAGGCGTTTAATTGCCACAAAGGGGCCACTATGAATCCTACCAAAACCTGCAGTTACTTCAACTAAACTCTACAGCACAAACTAACGCGTAATACTTTTGATTTACTTCCACCATCCGGAGGGGTCGAGCCACTTGTCGCCAATGTCTTAATAGGAGCAATTTTTTTAGTCGAAATAGAAGGAAATATAACCGAGCTATAAACGAGGCCATTCGCAGGAAAATGATGACAATGACAGCTTCCAAAACAATATCAATAAATGTGTGTCGCAAAGCGTTAACTTCGGGAaaaaaaaatctccaccagcactGTTCCAGTGCTGTACTTAGCGTTAGCTACCGGAGCTTCGAGTGTTTACATTGGTGTGCACAACGAGCGTGGAGAGGatcaaatccaaacatccgcggatgtttccttttcCGGAAGTGTCCCTTCTAAGGCAAAAGCAGCTCCATCTAATTCATGCATTCTGTACTACAGTTGCGATTCACAGCCACCTTTGCTATACCCGGCATAAATTCTTAAAAATTATCAGCTCATTAACTAGGTATCAGATTATCTTATTGCACGTCAGCAATTCGTTTCCTTCAATTCTCAGAAAAAACTTTCCGTTACTGGCGTTCCACAGGGCTCGGTTCTTGGTgctcttcttttcctcctctaTATACATGATGTTGAAGATGTTActgtgaaaataaaaatatatgcaAACGTCTGCGTCCTACTCAGAAACAGAAAGTCCACCGGATCAAGTCTTTTACTCGCAAAAAGAATAAGCTTAACTTCAATTGCTCAGCTAACAATATTCTTCGTTTTGAAGTAacaatacaaataccttggcctgTAGATAACAACCTCAAATGGAATGTGCACATTGATAAATAGCCGTTAACGCCTGCCGTTAATTTCTCAGAAGAGCCTTAAAGATATCCGCAATCAATGTCCGTTTACTTGCATATAGCACAATTATACTTCCGGTACTCGATTACGCAGGAATTAACAGGAACCTTTTTACAAAAACTAACGAAAAAGCTTGAATGGGTGCAGGAAAACCCGGTTCGCTTTATCTACATTAGTTTCTCCCGCACGTCAGTCACAGAACATTTAAAACGGGCCAACTCTCAGCATCTAACCCTAAGTAATCGAATTTCCCGACTAAAATTTATGTATCTGGTTGTAAATAGACACTACAATGTTAGCACCTTTGACATAATTACATTTTCTACCGGATATGCCACGAGGGAGAGACATCAACTAACTTGTTGTATGACTTCATTCcgtgtaaaaaaaataataatttcaaaTATCTTTTTTTCCCCAGGACAGTAGCAGATTGGAATTAAATAATACGGCAGAAACTCAACCTTCCATTTCTTTGTTTACCGCCAGTCTCGGCTAATGGCGCGAAAGCTCAGATATGGCTTTTTTTTGCAGTTCATTTTTTGACCATTTTTGCAGCTCATAGCGTTAGAATATTTGTTGTAGTGACCTGGCAGTGTACTTTTGTCTTCAGTTTTTTGTGTAAATGCGATTATTTTAGTGCTGTGTTATATTCCACCCTACTAAAATCCCTTGCGGACTGCAGCATctataacaaaaataaaattaaagaatcctgccgccaccatctggaagacgaagtaacgagcgtagGCTGTTTGATGGCGCAATCTATCGTGCATGCGAAGTATTACGActtgattaggctacttttccatacctcacggcgaAGGGGACGCCTACCGCCTTATGATCTGCCGAGTGGTGACGTCATGGCcaccatgttaagcctaaccataacaaAATAGTGCCTTTATCGCTAATCAACTGACAGATCTCTATGAGGCTAGGCTACATGGTGCACGAAAAAATTGGACGATCTCAGATAATGTGTCACGCTGCGCCGCCTTAATTCCTGATACATTGTTAGATAGTCGTTTCCGACTATATTCCAGTCGTTACCTGCCGACAATAGGGGGAACTGATTGAAAATGTCGGTGCCAAGTTGATCAATATAATTATGACACTTCAAGCAAAGACCGGTTTAAACAAGTTCTAGCCTATCCGGAATGCCGACAGCAAACAGAATGGAGATGTACAGAGAAGCTCGTCCTGTTTTGTATCGTTGTTTCGGTTGTTGCCATAACAAGAACTTTGCATGCCCAGAATATATGTACAAGCGCTTTTTCGAAACGAAAGCTGTTTATGGACGCAATGCTTTCGCATATAGCGACATTGCATCATAACTGTCAATAGATCTCCAGATTTCTCCTCAGAACGCGTCTACCTTTCTGCTATTCATTGTCGAAAACTTACCCGACTGGTTCGCTATGGCAGTGTTAGCAAGTCGGGTCTACCACAGGACAAGCTTTATAAGTGAGGCAAACTTAAATATGGGAACGGAAATTATAGTTGTAACGTTACGAGACACGACGATGACAgggtaggtgagggaaca containing:
- the LOC144109635 gene encoding endothelin-converting enzyme 1-like gives rise to the protein MERVALRSTIASFVVLVIFSLALSLYMLTSRATTGSGGRRKQVLCTTISCRHYANLLTALVNESISPCDDLEAFACSKWASRVASERGPPFGYGSALMGLMLADWFTEFERELSSATERLAAGHQALAAFEACMADKNPGVAAKSSNVLRQFMQERRILWPETPEEGVHPLAVLLDLAYNWGIGLWFDTRLQLRANTRKLELLLTVGDMMPYWASYQRYVEKQDYEAYWKSFSVVFGGSGKSSPGAQHMKKVATAEAHICQEFTQVYQRTDKKPARIDIVNMSRYTPSISSQEWTENLNATVTPGQRSGYGPIEKLLVSDTALLAAVSNLFGNYSHPELLEHISWFFVQVFAPLITSDIYSAMYRVKSAGDHLHRIFCSTEVEAMFGPLVASLYAANRFSAQSRQILDNDFIDVGLTVRDQIASLSSVDNATRNFIAEKLATAHTVLWPPPDLSNGTSAVMHANFSMKDTFVESWIEARRNTMRLAHSGPTFERELRVVRNYRLPFFTYDYLTNSVLVSLASLGDRAFVQFKGTASMRFGGIGFEFARQLVRAFDDVGLRVDSQGHVRDRLLSSLAINPSQCAIMGGDGIRELPALEVAYAAFKRRANESTLRTMKNYTEEQVFFITACFNLCRQPTTMRGVFAGGCNEAAANFAPFSQAFNCHKGATMNPTKTCSYFN